A segment of the Pseudoalteromonas piscicida genome:
AACTCAGTTTTTGGCAGATATGGAATATGTGCTTTGGGTTTCTTGGGATCCAATTTGGTTTTGCACTGCAAAACGGCAATGTGAGTCGTATTTTTCAAACCCTCGGTGCTAAGGTCGATGACATCCCTATTTTGTGGGTTGCAGCGCCCTTAACAGGTTTAATCGTGCAGCCAATTATCGGCTACTGGAGTGATAGGACATGGGGAAAACTTGGCCGTAGAAGACCATTTTTCTTGTGGGGAGCTATCCTTACCACGCTATCGCTTTTCATCATGCCCAATTCTCCAACACTATGGATTGCGGCGGGCATGCTGTGGATAATGGATGCGTCTATCAACGTCACGATGGAGCCGTTTAGAGCATTAGTAGGTGATAATCTGAATGAAAAGCAACGTGCTACAGGGTATGCGATGCAAAGCTTTTTCATTGGTGTTGGTGCCGTGGTCGCGTCTGCGCTGCCTTGGATGATGACCAATTGGTTTGAGGTGAGTAACACAGCTCCTGCAGGACAAATCCCTGACTCGGTAAAATACGCATTTTACTGGGGGGGAGCTATCTTGTTCATCTCCGTATTGTGGACGATTCTAAAAACGAAAGAATATAGCCCTGAGCAACTCGCAGCCTTTGAACAAGCGCAAATGAATACGCAAAGCGCAACACTGTCAGACTTACCTGTGAACTTTTTAAAAGGCAGTGCGGTGAGCGGTTTCATTGGTGTTATCGTGTTGTTTGCCGTTGCATTTCTTGGCCTTGAAAAAGAGCTGTATTTGCTTAGTGGGCTGCTAATCGCTTTTGCAATTGTATTTGTCATTGCGCATGTGATGCAGCAAAAACAGCGCGTAAGTAATGGTTTTTATCATGTTATTTTTGACTTATTTACGATGCCAAAGACCATGCAGCAGCTTGCTGTGGTGCAGTTTTTTAGCTGGTTTTCGCTATTTGCCATGTGGATCTACACCACCTCAGCGGTAACGAGCCATCACTATGGTACGTCAGATGTAACGAGCAAGCTTTATAACGACGGTGCTGATTGGGTCGGGGTGTTATTTGCAGCCTACAATGGCTTTGCTGCTATTGCTGCGATGGTGATCCCATTCATGGTTAAGCGCATTGGTCTCAAAGGGGCGCATGCAGCTAACTTGTTTTTTGGCGCCGTGTCTTTAATTAGCTTCAAATTTATCGCTGACCCCACATTACTTTGGTTGCCAATGCTGGGCATTGGCTTTGCTTGGGCATCTATTTTGTCATTACCTTACGCGATGTTAAGTAACGCTTTGCCAAGCAACAAAATGGGTGTATTTATGGGGATCTTTAACTTTTTTATCGTGATCCCACAATTACTCGCCGCCAGTATTCTAGGTCTAATTCTACGTCATGGTTTTGATAACCAACCGATATTCGCACTCGTCATCGGAGGCGTGTCATTTTTACTCGCTGCATTAGCTGTTTCAAGAGTCACGATAAAGGCTCAATAAGGAGAACGAGATGATTAAACTATCAACAATCGCACTAGCCTTGGTAAGTGCAGGCCTCATGGGTTGCGGATCACAGCAATCTGGCAATGAAACCCTGACGGCACCAAGTGCACCTGGCGTTAAACCTTATTGGTCATACTCTGGAAAAACGGGGATTGGTACGTCGTACGAAGCGTACGAAGACGGCAAGTACAGTGATTCTACGGCTACAAAAACAGTTTCAAAGGTATGGTTTTCTGTTGCAAAAGGGATGATCACAGAGACCATGTTTGGACTTATTCACCAAGCGCAGATCAAAGACATGCAATTTATCATCGTGGGTGACGGCTTTGCAGTGAAAGAATCTGATACTGACGCTCTAGATGTCACGATTGACTATCTTTATAAAGATGCTAGTGGAAGACCGTTATCGCTTGCTTACAAAATTTTAAGCAAGGACAAACAAGGTCGCTTTACTCTTGAAAAGCATATTTTCACCGACCCTGATGGACAAACCTTGTTTGTAAGAGCAAAAGTAGATACTGATCTCAAAGATGTACAGGCTTTTGTGAACGTTAACCCATACGTGAATAACAATGGCTTAAACGATTTTGCAAAAGTGACAGAGCAAGGTTTGCTAGCATGGGAAGGTAAGAACTATCTCTCATTGCAGAGCAAAACCGGCTTTGTCGAAGCATCTGTCGGTTTTACTGGCACCAGCGATAATTTAGCGTCACTTGAGTCTACAGGACATATAGCCCAAGCTTATGCGTCTACAGGCAAAGAGAGTGGCAACGTTAACTGGTTGGCAAACTTGGGGCAAGTAAAGGGCAGCAGCACCTTTGACCTTTCCTTGAGTTTTGGTCACTCTCAGCAGCAAAGCTTTGCTGAAGGGGAAGCCACATTAGCCAAAGGTTACGATAAGGTACTGGCTGACTATAATGGTCAAGGTGAAGCGACAGGCTGGCAAGATTATCTCGAAAGTTTAGCGCCACTAAAGTCCATGACGGCAAATACCGCAGATAACGGCAAGTTACTTTACACCAGTGCGCTTGTGCTTAAGGCGCAAGAAGATAAAACCCATGCCGGTGCGCTGATAGCATCGTTGTCAAATCCTTGGGGTGACACAGTGCCAGCAGAGCAAGGCCATACCGGTTATAAAGCAGTATGGGTGCGTGATTTTTATCAAGTAGCGATGGCATTTTTGGTGATGGGAGATACACAAACAGCACTTACTGCTTTTGAGTATCTAGAAAAAGTGCAAGTTACGGATAAAACACCGGGTAACCATGGCGATACTGGCTGGTTCTTACAAAAAACGCACGTAGATGGCGAGCTTGAGTGGGTTGGTGTCCAACTTGACCAAACGGCAATGCCGATTATGCTGGCATGGAAACTATGGCAAGCGGGTGTGCTAAGCGATGATAGATTGGTTTATTGGTACAACAAGATGTTAAAGCCTGCAGCTAACTTCTTAGTTGAAGGGGGACTGGCTAAAATATTGTGGAATGACACGCAAATCACACCGCCTGCGACGCAACAAGAGCGTTGGGAAGAGCAAAATGGCTATTCACCATCGACTACCGCGGCAATCATTGCAGGCCTTGTGACGGCGAGCGACATTGCTAAATTGGCCGGTGATAAAGCGGGACAAGAGAAATTCCTCGCGACGGCGCAGCAGTACAATCGTGATGTTGAGTCATTCATGTTCACAACCAAAGGGAATCTGCAAAGCAAACACAGTGACGGTCAATACTTCTTCCGTATTGGACAAGACGAAAACCCTAATTCCAGTACGACCTTAAATGCCAATAATGGCCGCAGCGGAATGGATAAGAAGCAGATCATCGACGGTGGCTTCTTAGAACTTGTGCGATACGGGGTTAGAGGGGCTGACGCTCCGAGCATCGTGGCTACTATACCTGAATACGATGATGAATCGATAGCTGAAAACTTAAGAGTAAAATATAGCTTTAAATTTGACGGCGATGTTAATAGTTATCCAGGGTACCGCCGTTACGGTAACGACGGTTATGGTGAAGATGAGAAGCGCGGTATCAACTATGCCGAAAATGGTCAGAATACCGATGGCCAACGCGGTCGAGTGTGGCCTTTCTTTACCGGAGAGCGTGGTCACTATGATATTGCGCTGGCGCTGCTTGATGGTGAGTTAAGTGCGGATGAACAGAGCAAAATACAAAATACTTATGTGAAGGGGATGGAGCACTTTGCTAATGAAGGCATGATGTTACCTGAGCAAGTATGGGATGGTGTGGGTAAAAATACCTTTGGCTATCAACTTGGCGAAGGAACGAACTCGGCGACGCCTTTGGCCTGGACACATGCTGAATACGTAAAGTTAGTACGTTCTCTTAATGAAAAACAAGTGTGGGATCACTACCCAATCGTAGAAAGTAAACTGAAATAACAAACAGTAAGTAAACACATAAAAAATGCCGAAGATGGGTTCGGCATTTTTTATTCGATTCCGCTGAAGATCTAGCTATCGCGAAGATTGTCTAATAATAAGTTTGGGCGGTAAGAGGGTAGAGGCTACCGCTTCACCTCGGATAAGCGTAAGTAAGTTATCGACCAGCATTTGTCCTGCCAATGTGGTGTTTTGCTGCACAGTAGTTAAAGAGGGAGAAACATAACCCGCTGCGGCAATGTTATCGAAGCCAACGACATGGACATCATGAGGGACGCGAACACCTGCTTCTTGAAGCGCCTTAATCGCGCCAATAGCAATGAGATCGCTAGCTGCGAAAAGCGCGTTAAATTTAACATTGTTGGCGATTAAGGAGCGAGTTGCATGATACCCAGAGTCTTCTGTGGAAATCGCATTTGCCATCTTACGGTCGCTCACCTCAATACCTTTTGCTTTAAGGGTGTCTCTAAAGCCTTTAAAGCGCGCAAAAAATTCTGGGCTGTGATCCGAAGCATCGCCAATAAAAGCACAATCTGTTCTGACCATGTCGATTAAATGCTTTGCAGCCAATACACCACCACCGTAATTGTCGCAGCTCACAGTGAGGTCTGGACGGTTATCAACCGTTGCCCCCCAACAAACAAACTTTGTGTGGTTGTCGAGTAGAGTTTGTAACTTTGACTGGTAATCGATGTAATCACCATAGCCTAGTAAAATTAACCCGTCAGCACGGTGACTATCCTCATAATCGGCATGCCAATCACTGCTCGTCGATTGGAACGATACTAAAAGGTCATAGCCTTCTTTTGCACACGCTCGGGTAATACTGCCAAGCATACTTAAAAAGAAAGGATTAATTTGCGACTCATCTTCTGTGGGGTCTTCAAATAACAGCAAAGCTAATGTACTGCTTTGCTGAGTGCGCAGATTACTCGCGTTTTTATCGACCTTATAGTTAAGCTTTTTAGCAATCTCATGAACGCGACGACGAGTTTCTTCGTTAACCAAAGGGCTATTTCTTAGGGCGCGCGACACCGTAGATTGCGAAACGCCAGCATAATGGGCGATATCAAATGAAGTTGCTTTACCTTTCATGTTCTTCTCAACGCTTAAGACAATGACATTGTCAGCCATTCAATTTTTTTTTCAACCAATTTCACCGAATTTGCAAATTTTTATTGATACAGTCTGACACCGGTGTCATAATGTCGATGTTTTATCATTTTGTTGTCAAAACGTATTTGGCTGCCCCATGCCAAGGGCAGCATTTTTTTACCAAATTAACAGAATAACAGGTAAGAACAAAAGCCAAGGCGTGCAAATTTTGGCGAGTTGAGACAATAAATTGCAGGACGTGTGCTGGCAGCCCTGATGTTAGCCCAAGCATAATCGCAGTGATAAAGAGATAATAATATGAGCCAGACAACAAGCCATTCATCCGTGCCGTTTGAGCCGATTGTCGTTGCCGACATCGGGGGAACAAACGCCAGATTTGCAATCGTGTCAGATTTCGATACGCGAACTAACCATTTTGTAATTACGCATCAAGCCACTTTTCCTAGTGCTGAATTCCAGTCTTTTGAATCCGCTATCCAAAAATATTTAACTGAGCTACCTGTAGCGCAGCCAAGCCGAGCTTGTCTCGCGGTTGCCGGTCCTATCAAATCTCAGCAAGTTCATTTAACTAATTTAGGTTGGCATTTTAATTCCGAAGACATCAAAGCCCAGTTCGATTTTACCGAACTTGCCGTGATCAACGACTTTGCTGCTTTTGCCTATGCGGCGCCCTACTTAGCACTAGAGAAAAACCTAGTGATTAAGCAAGGTCAGCCTGAGCTAGGCGCAAATATCGGTGTAATGGGTCCTGGTACTGGATTTGGTGCGGCTTGTCTTGCTAGAGATATTAATGGCAGCGCGGTGATGAGCTGTGAAGCGGGACATATCTCGCTCGCACCGGTTACCGCCTTAGACAAAGAACTGTTAACGGTGCTGCGCGCAAGTATTCAACATGTCTCAGTCGAGACGGTGTTTTCAGGCCCAGGTATTGCGAGACTCTACAAAGCCATGGCAGAAGTGCGTGGTGAGCAAGCAAAAGATCTTAATGCGGCGCAGATCAGTGCGCTCGCGAAAGAGTGCAAAGTGTGCGATGCAACATTGAGTCACTTCTGTGACTGGATGGGTAGTGTGGCTGGCGATTTAGCACTGACTTTTGGTGCCTTAGGTGGTGTTTATATAGGTGGTGGGATCTTGCCGCGGATGAAAGAGCGATTACAAGCAAGTAGCTTTGTTGAACGCTTTACCGAAAAAGGCATGATGTCACAGTACACAAGCCAAATTCCAGTTACTTTGGTGGTACAAGATAATATCCCACTGATTGGCGCAGCAGCATGTATCCATGAGCGACGCCGAGCTTAAGGGAAAATCGATGAAAAAAGTAACTATTAATAGCGTTGCCGAATATGCCGGAGTGTCTAAAAAGACAGTATCTCGGGTATTAAATAACGAGCCAAATGTTAGTCCTGCAACACGGGAAAAAGTCCTGAAGGTCTTTGAAGAGCTGAATTATAAGCCTAACCCTATTGCACGAGGTTTGGCACAAAATCGTAGCTTTATCATCGGTTGTTTATACGACAACCCATCAAAAAGCTATATCACGCGAGTGCAAAGCGGTGCGCTGGAAGCGTGTCAGAAACATAGTTACAATTTATTGATACATCCTTGTGAGCTGCGCGGCCAAGACCTTATCGACAATGTTGATCAGCTGCTTACCACATCGAGACTTGATGGTATTGTGCTTACTCCGCCATTTTCAGACTCCAACGAGCTTATTGCTTTTTTAAAGCAGCGTAATATTCCCTATGCACGCGTTGCTTCAGCCATTGAAGGCGATGATTCGATTTCAATTCGCAGTAATGATGAGCAGGGTGCTTTTGAGTTAACTGAGCATTTGATTAATTTAGGTCATACCGAAATTGCCTTTATTAAAGGTCACCCTGATCACAGTGCCACGGAAAATCGTTTCTCTGGTTACCAAAAAGCACTAGCAAAGCATGGTATTGAATATCGAGAGCGGTTAGTTGCAGAAGGTAACTTTAGTTATCACTCAGGTGCAGACAGTGCAAAAGCCATATTGGACTTAGAGCCAAGACCAACGGCTGTATTTGCATCGAACGACTACATGGCTGCGGCCGTGTTAAAACTTGCTACGCAGCGAGAGATCAAAGTACCCGAGCAGCTATCTATTGCTGGGTTTGATAACGCACCTATCGCAAGGCATATTTGGCCGGGTCTGACGACGATAGCACAGCCTGTGGAAGAAATGACTCGGATAGCGGTAGAAGAGCTGATTAAGCATATATCTCAGCCGCAAGAAGCACCGTTTCAGCAAGTTTTAGAAGCTAAACTCATTACTCGAGAGTCGACGAAAGCGCGCTCGAATTCATAACTTTTTCAATTTTTATACTTGCCCCAAAGCTCAACGCTTAGCCGTTGGGCTTTTTATTTTCGCAGCTACTAGGGAAAACGTTGCGGACTAGATAAATGCGCAGATTTATGTCGTGATTATCAGGCTCGCTTGTCCATCGATTAAAGGTCATGTTGCCAAGTTTAGGCTCATTGATAACTTCACTATCAAATAATGACTTCGCTCAATCATTAATATTAATCTTTTTGTCATAATAATTACTAATAAAATCAGTTAGGTAATGATTTTAATACCGCAGATACCGGTAAAGTTTTAAGTGGTTATAATTTGGTCATTTTAAAAAGTTAGACTAAATTTATAAGAAGGGTTGACACCGGTGTCAGCTTTATGCGTAAATATAGTGACACCGGTGTCAGGTTGGGGTGAGAGACAACCTGATAGCGTACCTTTGAACGGGTAAATCAAAGCAGCTCTGTACAAGGATTACCACGAATGCTGGTAATCGTGCAGAGCCTTTTTCCTCTAACACTAGAGAGTCAGTAATATGTTGCATCCACGAATTCAGGAAGTCACCGAACGCGTCATTGAGCGAAGCAAAGCAACACGTCAAGCCTATTTAGCTCGAATCCAACAAGCAAAAAAACAAACGCGCGTACGAGCAGGACTGGGCTGTGGAAACCTAGCACACGTAATGGCTGCTTGCTCAAGCAGTGACAAAGCACGTCTGAAAGAAGACGAGCAACCGAACCTAGCAATTATCAATTCGTACAATGACATGTTGTCTGCGCACGAACCTTATAAAGAATATCCAGATTTAATTAAAGCAGTGGCAAACAAGTTTGACGCGACTGCGCAAGTAGCGGGTGGTGTACCTGCTATGTGTGACGGGGTTACCCAAGGCCGCGATGGCATGGAACTGTCGTTGTTCTCTCGTGACGTAATTGCCATGTCAACTGCGGTGGCATTATCACACGATGTCTTCGATGGGGTTTTCTGTCTTGGTGTATGTGACAAAATCGTCCCAGGATTATTAATCGGTGCCTTATCTTTTGGCTATTTGCCCATTTTCTTTTTACCAGCAGGTCCAATGCAATCAGGGATCCCGAACAAAGAAAAGGCACGCATTCGTCAAAAGTTTGCACAGGGCTTAGTCAGCCGAGAAGAGTTACTGGAAGCTGAGAGTGCTTCATATCACAGTGCAGGTACTTGTACTTTCTACGGTACGGCGAACTCGAACCAGATGTTAATGGAGATCATGGGTCTTCATTTACCTGGTAGCTCATTTATCAATCCATACACAGAATTAAGAGATGGCTTAACGGCGAGTGCGGTTGAGACCATGCTAACTCAGCTACTTGACGGTAAAAGCGGCAATGCACTTGCGGATATCGTGAGTGAAAAAACCGTGATCAATGGCTTGGTCGGTCTGTTGTCTACTGGTGGTTCTACCAATCATGCCATTCACTTAGTCGCAATGGCAAAAGCAGCTGGCGTGCAAATCACTTGGAAAGACATGGCGGATTTGTCTGAAGTAGTGCCGTTGTTAACACGTATTTATCCAAATGGTCATGCCGATGTAAACCACTTCCAAGCAGCTGGTGGCATGGGCTTCTTAATGCGTGAATTAAGAGATGGCGGCTTCTTACACAATGACGTAAAAACGATTGTGGGTGAAGGGCTTGATGCTTATACGATGGAACCATTACTGGATATCAACAGCAATGTTATCATCAGCGATAATCAAGGTCCTGCCAAAGTGAAGTGGGTACCAGTACCTGAGAATTCACTGGATGAAGAAGTGCTTCGCCCAGTAGCAAATCCATTTAACAAGCAAGGCGGCTTGCAACTACTTAATGGTAATTTGGGTAAAGCGGTGATTAAAGTGTCTGCGGTACAAGAGCAGCACCAAACGGTGACTGCACCGGCGAAAGTATTCAGCTCTCAAAGCGAATTACAAGAAGCCTTTACTGCTGGCAAGCTTAACCAAGACTTTATTGCCGTGATTAAAGAGCAAGGCCCTAAAGCGAAAGGTATGCCTGAGTTACATAAACTGACGCCTGTCATGGCTACATTACAAGACCAAGGTTTTAAAGTGGCGATTGTGACTGATGGTCGTATGTCTGGTGCGTCGGGTAAAGTACCTGCGGCGATCCACCTTGCACCGGAAGCGGTTGAAGGTGGTGCAATTGCAAAAGTGCACGAAGGTGATTTGATCACCTTAA
Coding sequences within it:
- the edd gene encoding phosphogluconate dehydratase, whose amino-acid sequence is MLHPRIQEVTERVIERSKATRQAYLARIQQAKKQTRVRAGLGCGNLAHVMAACSSSDKARLKEDEQPNLAIINSYNDMLSAHEPYKEYPDLIKAVANKFDATAQVAGGVPAMCDGVTQGRDGMELSLFSRDVIAMSTAVALSHDVFDGVFCLGVCDKIVPGLLIGALSFGYLPIFFLPAGPMQSGIPNKEKARIRQKFAQGLVSREELLEAESASYHSAGTCTFYGTANSNQMLMEIMGLHLPGSSFINPYTELRDGLTASAVETMLTQLLDGKSGNALADIVSEKTVINGLVGLLSTGGSTNHAIHLVAMAKAAGVQITWKDMADLSEVVPLLTRIYPNGHADVNHFQAAGGMGFLMRELRDGGFLHNDVKTIVGEGLDAYTMEPLLDINSNVIISDNQGPAKVKWVPVPENSLDEEVLRPVANPFNKQGGLQLLNGNLGKAVIKVSAVQEQHQTVTAPAKVFSSQSELQEAFTAGKLNQDFIAVIKEQGPKAKGMPELHKLTPVMATLQDQGFKVAIVTDGRMSGASGKVPAAIHLAPEAVEGGAIAKVHEGDLITLNAPKGELVLHVSDEEMAQRELQLSPQSQTFGTGRELFSGFRHVVSSADQGACSFGIEE
- a CDS encoding LacI family DNA-binding transcriptional regulator, which gives rise to MKKVTINSVAEYAGVSKKTVSRVLNNEPNVSPATREKVLKVFEELNYKPNPIARGLAQNRSFIIGCLYDNPSKSYITRVQSGALEACQKHSYNLLIHPCELRGQDLIDNVDQLLTTSRLDGIVLTPPFSDSNELIAFLKQRNIPYARVASAIEGDDSISIRSNDEQGAFELTEHLINLGHTEIAFIKGHPDHSATENRFSGYQKALAKHGIEYRERLVAEGNFSYHSGADSAKAILDLEPRPTAVFASNDYMAAAVLKLATQREIKVPEQLSIAGFDNAPIARHIWPGLTTIAQPVEEMTRIAVEELIKHISQPQEAPFQQVLEAKLITRESTKARSNS
- a CDS encoding MFS transporter, whose amino-acid sequence is MQQEQQKPQLSFWQIWNMCFGFLGIQFGFALQNGNVSRIFQTLGAKVDDIPILWVAAPLTGLIVQPIIGYWSDRTWGKLGRRRPFFLWGAILTTLSLFIMPNSPTLWIAAGMLWIMDASINVTMEPFRALVGDNLNEKQRATGYAMQSFFIGVGAVVASALPWMMTNWFEVSNTAPAGQIPDSVKYAFYWGGAILFISVLWTILKTKEYSPEQLAAFEQAQMNTQSATLSDLPVNFLKGSAVSGFIGVIVLFAVAFLGLEKELYLLSGLLIAFAIVFVIAHVMQQKQRVSNGFYHVIFDLFTMPKTMQQLAVVQFFSWFSLFAMWIYTTSAVTSHHYGTSDVTSKLYNDGADWVGVLFAAYNGFAAIAAMVIPFMVKRIGLKGAHAANLFFGAVSLISFKFIADPTLLWLPMLGIGFAWASILSLPYAMLSNALPSNKMGVFMGIFNFFIVIPQLLAASILGLILRHGFDNQPIFALVIGGVSFLLAALAVSRVTIKAQ
- a CDS encoding LacI family DNA-binding transcriptional regulator, encoding MKGKATSFDIAHYAGVSQSTVSRALRNSPLVNEETRRRVHEIAKKLNYKVDKNASNLRTQQSSTLALLLFEDPTEDESQINPFFLSMLGSITRACAKEGYDLLVSFQSTSSDWHADYEDSHRADGLILLGYGDYIDYQSKLQTLLDNHTKFVCWGATVDNRPDLTVSCDNYGGGVLAAKHLIDMVRTDCAFIGDASDHSPEFFARFKGFRDTLKAKGIEVSDRKMANAISTEDSGYHATRSLIANNVKFNALFAASDLIAIGAIKALQEAGVRVPHDVHVVGFDNIAAAGYVSPSLTTVQQNTTLAGQMLVDNLLTLIRGEAVASTLLPPKLIIRQSSR
- a CDS encoding glycoside hydrolase family 15 protein, which gives rise to MIKLSTIALALVSAGLMGCGSQQSGNETLTAPSAPGVKPYWSYSGKTGIGTSYEAYEDGKYSDSTATKTVSKVWFSVAKGMITETMFGLIHQAQIKDMQFIIVGDGFAVKESDTDALDVTIDYLYKDASGRPLSLAYKILSKDKQGRFTLEKHIFTDPDGQTLFVRAKVDTDLKDVQAFVNVNPYVNNNGLNDFAKVTEQGLLAWEGKNYLSLQSKTGFVEASVGFTGTSDNLASLESTGHIAQAYASTGKESGNVNWLANLGQVKGSSTFDLSLSFGHSQQQSFAEGEATLAKGYDKVLADYNGQGEATGWQDYLESLAPLKSMTANTADNGKLLYTSALVLKAQEDKTHAGALIASLSNPWGDTVPAEQGHTGYKAVWVRDFYQVAMAFLVMGDTQTALTAFEYLEKVQVTDKTPGNHGDTGWFLQKTHVDGELEWVGVQLDQTAMPIMLAWKLWQAGVLSDDRLVYWYNKMLKPAANFLVEGGLAKILWNDTQITPPATQQERWEEQNGYSPSTTAAIIAGLVTASDIAKLAGDKAGQEKFLATAQQYNRDVESFMFTTKGNLQSKHSDGQYFFRIGQDENPNSSTTLNANNGRSGMDKKQIIDGGFLELVRYGVRGADAPSIVATIPEYDDESIAENLRVKYSFKFDGDVNSYPGYRRYGNDGYGEDEKRGINYAENGQNTDGQRGRVWPFFTGERGHYDIALALLDGELSADEQSKIQNTYVKGMEHFANEGMMLPEQVWDGVGKNTFGYQLGEGTNSATPLAWTHAEYVKLVRSLNEKQVWDHYPIVESKLK
- the glk gene encoding glucokinase; translation: MSQTTSHSSVPFEPIVVADIGGTNARFAIVSDFDTRTNHFVITHQATFPSAEFQSFESAIQKYLTELPVAQPSRACLAVAGPIKSQQVHLTNLGWHFNSEDIKAQFDFTELAVINDFAAFAYAAPYLALEKNLVIKQGQPELGANIGVMGPGTGFGAACLARDINGSAVMSCEAGHISLAPVTALDKELLTVLRASIQHVSVETVFSGPGIARLYKAMAEVRGEQAKDLNAAQISALAKECKVCDATLSHFCDWMGSVAGDLALTFGALGGVYIGGGILPRMKERLQASSFVERFTEKGMMSQYTSQIPVTLVVQDNIPLIGAAACIHERRRA